The Methanofastidiosum sp. DNA segment AGATTTATTCTGTCTGACCAAATGCCGGTAACTATCTCTAGTTTGGGAAAATTTAATCTAGTTTCAGAAACAAAATCGAGATAGTATAAAGAAGATGGTGGAACAGAATCTTCAAAAATTGTTCCTTTGTGGGGATTTAAAGAGTAGAACGTCACCCTATCAACTTTGTAGTTATTAATTATCTCGAAAAGATTGTCAAGATCTTCTCTTTTCTCCCCCAATCCCAAAATTATTGTGAGGCCTTTTTTATATCCAAATTCATCAGCAATATCCAAAAAATTCATTAACTTATCCCAGCTTTTTGAAGGACATATTTCACAGAATAGGTCTTCACTAAAAGTTTCTATAGAAGCAGTTACACCTTTGAGCTCTTCTTCGAAAATTGAAAGATCCTCTTTTTCAAGTATACCGGTATTTAACCAGACTGGCTCTCCAGTTATACTTGCAATTCCCTTGACTATGTCTGCTATTTTTTCAGTATCATAAACACCATATCCTGAAGAGAGAAACTCAACCTTCCAGTTTGCCATTTTTACTAAAAAAGTTTCAGCAAATATTGATTCAATGCTTCTCAATCCTTTTCTTGGACCAGTTTTAATAGTTGACATATAACAGAACTTACAATCTCTTAGGTCGCAGTGATAAGATAAAAAAATAGCTCTTTCAATATTTATGGAATCAAAATTCTTTTCAGTCAATTCAAATGCTTTTGATAATCTACCTAATAAATCCATTATATCCCTAAAGTTTTTTAGAATTTTTCCATAAGTATTCAAAGTTGGATATTGTCCAGTCTGAAAATCTGATATCGCTCCCTTCGATAATATTAAGGTAATCAAATTCATTATTATGGTCTTCAAAACCTACCCATGAGAAATTTCTATCACAA contains these protein-coding regions:
- a CDS encoding radical SAM protein translates to MDLLGRLSKAFELTEKNFDSINIERAIFLSYHCDLRDCKFCYMSTIKTGPRKGLRSIESIFAETFLVKMANWKVEFLSSGYGVYDTEKIADIVKGIASITGEPVWLNTGILEKEDLSIFEEELKGVTASIETFSEDLFCEICPSKSWDKLMNFLDIADEFGYKKGLTIILGLGEKREDLDNLFEIINNYKVDRVTFYSLNPHKGTIFEDSVPPSSLYYLDFVSETRLNFPKLEIVTGIWSDRINLVGPLLLAGSNGITKFSWQKFYGTKLGKSLTSEIREFEKISKRKFNGSMTDMSLLNNQIEFPKDPIYKNEVKEKEIVEKSEQIKERIDSYISGFNVAKN